From the genome of Takifugu rubripes chromosome 10, fTakRub1.2, whole genome shotgun sequence:
GTTAAAGCGAAGTCCCCCTGTGGTGTTCACCAGGCGgcgcagcttctccagcttctttgTGGGCAGGCCACACAGATACAGCtacaaaacaaatgtaaatcaACTCCTGGAAGAAAACTCTACATTTCATGATATTGACTTTTCCTTTACTGACCTTGCAGCCATCCAGTATATCATCACCTGGGCACACAGTGAGGTCAAGACTATCAATGGGATCGGGAATCTCGAGGCGGCTGATGGTTCCGTTCGTGAGAGCTGTGTCGTTGATTGTCATGCTGGCATTAACAGAGATGTGGCTCAGGCCCAAAAGAGACGGACCTTATAGAAATGTAAATTCTTTGTTATAATATACGCAAACTAATAATGAATTAAGAAGAAATCAAAACTGCGATATACAAGTGCGCTGACGCTCTGTAGCTCACCTTCCTTGTTGGTACCGGTAGGCGTGGAAGTGTGTGGCCGGGTGGATTTCGATGCATTTCGCTCCACAGTATACCTGCTTTCATCTTGGCAAAATCCCTTCTCTATGCTGTCAAACAACCAGTGCAGAGATACACAGTACACATTCCACTTCTTGGCACACTCATACTTCTGACCTGTAAACAAATAAGTACATTAAATAACAATAGCTCAAACGTGGTTTTTAGGTACATTATTTTTGTCAACATGTTGAAAGTTGGTGCCTTGCCTGTCGGGTCACTAACGATGAGGTGAGTACACTCGTTCATTTTGAGCTGACCGCTGTAGCTTGCGCCATGCTGCTCACAGAGCCGCTGAACATCTTTACGCTCTGTGCTGGTGAGACCTGTCACGCAAACAGTACAGCCACGCAGCACAGGGCACAGATATTCCTCAACGGGTAAATCAGTGTACCTGAAAAGGCTGAAGAGAGAAAGGTTTTTAATAGGAAGTAACAAAAAGTATATTCTCAGTGTACACTTTTCAACAAGTATGGAGTGACAGTGTTTACCTGTCTTGAGATTTCTCCCAGCAGGCTTTCACCCATGAAGGCAGCAGAATGGGTTTTCCAAGGCTAGCAGCTACTAGATATTTCTTGCTACCGACTTCTCCTGCTATTAGGTGTGTAACAGATACATTTAGGTCAAGATAGACGCGTCCCCCCATGAGTTGCACCAGATCCATCACCTCTGCCTGCAGAGACACGGACATCAGAGTTTACATGTTTGGCGTAGACACTTATTTTGGCTAAGATTACTTACCTGAcctatttgaaaaaaaaaaaaatctgtaaagGAACGGGTATGTGCACACTAACCCGTGCTGCTTTATCCAAGCTTGTGCAGGAAATTGTGACGTCAGCCATGGCCATGTTGTAGACAGGCTTCTCTGCTTTGGGAACacaatgctgctgctgaaggcagAACACTACCACCAGCGGACCGACCACTCGGCAACCAAGCTACATCATATGGAAAAAGTGAGAAATTACTTTTCTGAATGGCCCTAAAATTTTGATTGGGCTCAATGAGTCAGACCATTTTGCAGTGCAGATATCCGGGgctggtgaagctgctgaagacaTATAAAGCCTTGTCCTTCTGATCCATCTGTAAAATGGCATCCTCATCCACAGTTTTTACGTATTTTTCAGACTGTAGCTCCAAAATGGCCTGTGTAAACATTACACACATAAGACAACCTGTACACACTGTCATCATCAATGTTTCACGGTAGCTAGGGATATACCTCATAAGCCTTGACTGAATACTCCGTTTTTTGTCCTTTGCTCTCGACAAACTTCACAATGAAGCCTTCCCTGTCTTCTCTGGGCATTATCAACCTGCAGTTGCACAAGATCCAGGGAAAAGCGATTTGTTTTCCATGATGGGATTTGTTTCCCTCTCAGCGCAAAATAATGATCATTATCAACTATCAGTGATCGTCATAACTTCAGTGCTAAAACGCTTGTCCAATAATACGTTGTCACATGAAAATAGACCCATTTACCCTAAATGTTGAAATAGCTGCTTACCTCCTTTTGAGTCAGGCTGTTAGATAACTGAAAAGCTACAGTCGAGTATGTAGTTCCGAAAAGGATTATAACctcaaaaaacaacacaataccCACGAGAAATTCCAAAGACATTAAGGTTTACAACCAAATGTTTTACGCAGACTTCGGCGTAAACATACCTAAAATAAACTGTACGATTGGCTGACATGAGCTAAAACGGGAACAAGAAGATATTAATTAACGACAGTCAGTGATCCTATTGCAAGGAAGACTATAATCTACACAGTTTTGATATAGAAATGCACATttaactttacatttaaaatatgttgACGAAACTTCAGCTTTGTTTTCATTCGCGCCAACATTGATATCAAGGTATCTTCCGTGTGTTACCGGCTAATGCATCCGTGTGGACTCTGTAGAGTCGAAACGTTCcggaataaagaaaaatatatacgGTAAGTATACATATAGCGTCGGcagtaaatacattttcatcATGCATTAAATCTTCATATATGATCTAATTAGCGTTTAAATTGCATTCATAGGTAACTAATATATTACTTAAGTGGACTGATTAACCTTTTTAAATGGGGTATACTTTGTCCAACTATTCAATTATAATTTTGTTAATCTTTCTGTGTCTTAATTTATCCAGCAAATATAGATCGGCACTCATAAAAGGTGGTATCTATATAGCATTTGAGTTTTCTTGGCTTGACAAAAGAAGATTGAAAGTACTCAGTAGTAATAGCCAGAAGCTTTCCAAAGCTAAACAGCTTtccaaaactaaaaaaatatatGCACAAAGCCTCCCGACCAGTACCTTTTTAATATGTAAAGCTTCTAACAAATAAAGTTACATAACATAGCCggcaaatgtaaatattttggtTTTGTCTTTACCTTTTAAATTATGAATTGCTCCccaaacacaaatgcagatACAAAAGAACACTGTGGGTTCCCTTTTATTCTTAAAACTTTATGTACAAGTGcgaatgatttattttttaatgtacaTTCAATATAGAAAGTTTATATATGCAATATTACATTGAACATTTCACAAATTGCACTAGTCTGTCACATAGATCCATAATCAGAGTCATTTGTCATGTCTTAGCAAAAGCTCATTTCCACTGGTTATTATTCACTTATAAATATTCTAGTGCTTTTTGCATTCTGGGGGCGGGGTGGAGGGTaatctgttttaaaatgtgAGGCAGAAAGGGTAGCCTTCAAAGAGAGCAAACAATGAACTCTGAGATAAAAAGATTGGAATAAGAGACTGGAAAAGCAATTGCACAACTATGTAAGAGTGGATCAAGCAAATCAGAAAGatcagaaaaatacattttctgatTTCCTATTTCAACATGTTTTCCTTTCAGATTTGAGAATCAATTTCTCCGAGTAGTAAATGTTGTGAGACGGATAGTTCAAATGCACAAATGTGGCCTCTGTGAAGGTTTTAGTGGACAATGCAGCCTATTATGATTTGGAAAAAACAGGAACAAGACAAAACAGAAGACACCGTAAACCAAATCAGCGCCGAAGCCTTCTGATGTCTTTcttataaaaagaaaatgtaaagtaAAAAATATATTCATACAAAAGTTAAATTTTCTGTGTTGCTGGAAGGAACATGAAAAGTAgcacagaaacaaaagaaatctgttaaaaaaaacaatttcaaaGCATTTATGAAGACTCAAGTGTTGTTTCTAAGAGGAAGGTGAACAATACAGGAAGAGATGTTGAACAGATTTTGGTGGATGACagcttgcttttttttcctactcAGTCTTTCTCTTTCCATTCCCCTTGACTGGGAGCTGAACAGATCCCTGTCTGAGCTGCGGCTGTCGGGCTGCAGGGCAGTCTGGGTGCCTGAGTTGTGTGTTTGCGCGAGCGTGTCCGTCAGCCTTGGTCTCCGCTGTCGTCCACGGGGGGAGGGACGCTGGGGACTACCGTGGTGCCAGTTCCTGCTGTAAGGTAACCTGCGACTCCTGGACCTACAGGCGACAGGAGGAAAGAGACGACTCTGTACATCTGTGGTGTGCTGGGAAAACTGGACTGTTAATGATGCTCGACACTAGAAGAATGGATGTGATTGGTACTGGTTTTAACCCAGTAATGGCTTAAAATGTTCAAAGATGGATGATAGGAAAAAGTAATGTTGTAATGGAGGATCACTCTATTTTACATTAATATCCATGTATAATTTatgttttctctcattttctcatttttggaTTTGAAACCGGTAAACCTAATCCTctctatgtaaaaaaaaaaaggaagaaatagATGAGCAAATGAAGATGTTAGAACATTACTTTCAGCACAGTGGTGATGCAGCACTGGGAATGGAACAGTAGATGGGAGTAAAGAGAGGTCAAACAACAGGTGGAAGTCTACCTGCATCAGAGCAAGCGAGAGGAGGGCTGTGAGGGCCCAACTTAGGAGTCTAAAGACCACCTCGCAGGGGGCTGCTGGCAGCCAGGAGAGAAGGAGTGGAAACCCCTAAGGAGAACATGTGAGGGCAAACAGAAAGGGAAGGGCACAGCCAGGAAATGGTAGGACGTGTAGAAAGAGAGCATCACTGGGTTTGAGTACAAGTGAGGCATCAGCCACAAGGTTTTTTAAAGGACAAAGCATAGCATTAAAGGTTAGGAACAACAAGTCAGAGGAGGAGAGTCAATACTTACCAGTTTAATGCTTACAGAGGAAAATCAACAGTTTTGTGTGATAGAAAAATGTCTCAGCAAGGTGACACCACTTAAAAACTTCACCTGTCAGGTAGCCTGCAGTCTGCGACTCTGAGATGAAAAGGTCGTGTTTCTGGTCTTTGAAGGCACTCCATACCGAGGACCTCGCTAGAATCTCATTCACCTGCAAATAGATGATTCAGTGATCTCATAAATGCCTTCAACATTCTGCTTGCTGTATTTTCACACCACACAAACCTGTtctccaaactgtaaactgcgAGTCATGGATTTCAGAGCTTTCACGATCTGGGCCTTTATAGCTGAGGGGTTTTCTTGTGTCTCCAGACCGACCCCTTCCAGAAGCTTCAGCAGGTATGGAACCAGGTCCACTTTCAGAGCCTGTTTAGCACATTAACAATCACTGTTTGAACGTGTACCTAACATTAAAGCTAAAGGGTGTGGTTTTACCTGAGCAACAAGTTCAGTTTGCTCCTTTTGGAACATGCGATTGAGTGCTTCACAGGCCAATCCAGCCATGTCAGGTCGAGATTTCATCCCCGCCATGAGGGGTCCAATGGTCTCCAGAGACGCCATGGAACGTACACACAGCTACAGAAAATAAGATTTTGAAAAttgtttttaagaaaaatgaCAAGACACCCTTTTCCTGCTCATAcgttctgctcctcacctcattGTCTGACAGCACGTGGAGCAGGCGGATGGAGTTCTTGGGCACAGTGTTGTTCTTGTGGTTGAGTGCTGCCAAGATCCGAGGCAGGTGACCAAGAGGAGGGACCTGGTCGGCCAACTGGCTCTGGGTGCTGAACAGACaaactgctgctgtggtgaCCGTCTCCAGAGCCTCACCCTGCAGGAGAGTGGAAAGGATGGAAGAGGAAAATATTGGTGTGAGACAAAAGAGCGAGgaatgtgacaaaaaaaactcaaacaggACGCTCACATTGGGGTTATTTTTCTCAAGCAGCTCAGTCACAGTCTCCAGGAGGGAAACCAGGAACTCTCGAGGTTTACGCAGCACCCAACCAGGCTGAGCAATGAAGATGCGAAGGAAGACTCCACCGACTTCAAGCTCATCCTGTCCAGCACCGTAAGCTACTGTGAAGTTCTCTGGAACCTGAACCAAAAGTAATCATTACAATGAGTCAACTATAACATGCTGAGCTCTGATGCAAAGCTGTGTAAATAATCACTTACTCTCCAGTTCACATCAGGATTATCTTTCTGCTGTTTAAAGTGCCTGAAAatcaaaaaatccaaaacaccATTTTAGGTATTTTTAGAGTGACACTTGAAGCTCATATTGATAAGCTGATTTAAAACAGAGCATCAAACTGGGTCGTACTCGAGCATCATCTCTCGGACAGTAGTGGAGACTTTTTCCCTCGAGTTGTCATTCCAGATTAGTTCTGGGTTCTCGTGCGTCCCTTCAAATATGTGCACTGCTGCCTCTGCATTGTCTCGCATGGCATCCATGAACACGCCGGGGAGGAAACGCATCAGCGTCAAACGTACCTATTGGGGAAAACAACTGATGAAAGAtgaaacaaagagaggaaacctccttttttctccttatCTTTGCTGACCTTTGGTCCAACTAGCTTGTCTGATGTCATCTTAGAGAAGAGCTCTGCTGTCTGTGTGCGAACCTGGGGATGGGTGCAGTTACAGAAGAGATCTAGCAAATAGATCAGAGCACCTGGGGAACAAAGATATTCTTCTGTTCAGAATTCTGAGAAAAACGGGACCTTatcttacaaaaaaaaacatgtcgACAGAACTGCACGAACCTTTGGCCATAGCCTCTTTGACTAACTTAGTGTTGGAAGTCAAAGCGTGCAAGGTTTCCAGCACCAACTGACGACCTACATTAAATAAAAAGGGTATTAGTCAACTGGAATCATTTCAGAAATGCTTACATTTTCTGTTGTGGTCTTACTGGATGGGAGTGAgtgcagcagtaacagcaggtTGGACAACACCAGGGAATCAGCAATGTTGCCGACGCATTCTTGGTTTGAAGTCACAGTATTTACAACCTGGCGAGGACATCAAAATAACTATAACCTGCATACGTGGGCATAAAAATTATGTTATGACATGGGAGATCAAATGCATGTACCTCCAACACCAGCTGCTGAACCCTGCCAGCTCCATGAACCCGCAACAAAGAGAAGAGCAGTTTGAAATGGCCAATACACTCCGACTCAGAACCTGAAAGGAAAAATCACTTAGAACAAACGTTCTAAAATAAACATGTTAAAATCGAATACCTTCCCAGAAggtgagcagagctggaggaagtgttaGAATCTCACCGGGGTTGTTCTTGATGACGTTGCGGAGAGCCTCTAAAGCCATTTCAGCAAAACGGAGCCTCTCGGCGTGTGCCTGGGACTCCACTTTGTTGGTTTGATTCATGGCCAGCAGAGTGTGGAGGTACTGGGCCTGCGAGCCCACATAGTCAAGAAGGCTAGCTGCAAAAGCTTTTGGATACTAAAAGCAAGAACGGAAGAACATAGGATGACAAAACATTTACTATTTGAAACTGAAAGCAGGttgaaaaagactttttgaCAAGAAAAATCTCGAATATAATCTTCATTCATTCCAAATAAAATATATGGAAAATGGCAAGAATGCCTGTCATGTTTGACTCACCTCAAGAGGAAAAGTTGGTTGCTCATTGTAAACTCTGACAAAGATTTCACCCACGATCAGCTCTTTACTGTGATCAGTGAACACAAACTCTGCCCCAAAGCTGCTATCAGATTCTCCCTATtaacagacaaaaaaacaagaaaagcatACATGTTTAATTCATTTGATTAAATTATAATTTACACAGGATATACCAATTCCAATTGACCTGGGCAGCAAAGCAATAAACTGCAGGTAGTTTTCACCCAGAAGAAGATATTCCTACCCTGTTCTTTCCCTCCTGCTGAGTCTCCAGatactcctgcagctcagttcttgttttgttgttccAGATCAAGTAGGGGTTCTCAGAGTTGGAATTCAGCAGCTTCAAGACCTAAATGCAGAGCAGAGTGTGTTTACTCTCCTTAGGAATCTGGGATTATTTGTGTCACAGTGAATTTGCATTCACATGCACAACATACCTCAGCGGGAGGTGCCATTCCGAGCTTTCTTGCGATGTAAGGAGTCAGCATGGCTGCTAAGCTCTTGCGAATGGCTGGGTTTTCTGGAAGTGTTTCCTCAACACCGTTAATTTCTGATGTGGGATTATTCCCGCCGGCACTGGGCAGCGACTGATTGTAACCTCCTAGACGGCTGAGAGCTAATAAGCTGAGTTTGGCCAGATGGTTCGCCACTTCTTGCTGATTTGTGTCCTGACTTGTCTGCACGCCGCTCTCCTCCAGGGTGTAGTCATAGTTGAAAAGGTTGGCGAGCAGGTGCCACAGCACGCCGGCATGATACAGATGGGTCTGCAGGAAGAAATCCACCGCGAAGGAGCTCACACACTGGACTGCCACGGAGGCCGTTTTCGGGAGACCctaagaggaagaagaggacagtATAGCACAAAGATCTACGGCAGATAAACATTAATATATGTCTTTACAATTACTGACGAAAGACAAGTTTAAATCAGTTTAACACATTGTGATTCTCACCTTTCCATAGACCAGGATGTGACAAAGATCCCTGATGATATTAGGCAGTTCAATGATCTTTTCTCTACACTCCTCAAACTGCGCTGCTACGCTGTAGCATTTACAGATGTGCCCGCACACCTATAAAAAAACAGAAGGAATCGTCTACAAGTAGCACAGAAAATATCTGTATATGAAGACTGCTCAGATTTTGATAATTACCTGGACAGCCATGTCATCTGGTTTGCTGGATGCAGTTAAGACGCCAACACACCGAGACAGAGCCTCCAACAGCACCTGagtgaacaaaaaaaacaaaaaatagcaTCGATCGCAATCGAATGTATCAAGAAACACATAAGGATCGTTAATGTTTTGTGTAGTTTGGGTCATTTTGTTCTAAATCTGCCACGGGCATACCTCAATGCCATTGTCCCGACGCAGCTCCTCGGCATTCAGAGCCGAGCAGTTGACGGTGTGGAATGCTAATTCTACAGCAGctgggagaagaggggaggcTTTGGAGAAGAGCTGATTGTCCTCCGTTTCCATTGTGATGGTTTTGATTAGCATAGGATAACCGGCGTATTTGTATGGTTCCAGTTCTGATTGAAGATAAACAAGAGGTTGGGAATGTAATATTGGTCATAATTGTGTGGGAAGAGCATGTTAACTCCATGAAGATTACCTTGTTTGTGACGATTGAACAGGATGCTTTGAGTTTTAAGGATAAGGATGATGTTTTCTGGGTCGGGACCATCCAGGATTTTGGTCGACTTTGTACAAAGGAACTCATAGGCCTTGTTGACTTTCTCAAACATGTCCTAAAAGATCCACAATAAATTCACATGTCAGGCTGTGTAATCCTTATGGACAGTACCAATGATCCTCAAGCCTACCCTGCCCTCGGGGTTCTTGTCAGGATGATATTTCTGTGCCAGTCTGAAATAAGCCTTCCTGATTTTACTTTCCTcatgtctaaaaaaaaaaaaagaaaaaaaaaaagaaactccatTAATTGCAGTCcattcattttaaatacaattatcaataataaatcaataaacaTAATTAAAGTCACAAAAAGAATGTAATATAAAGAGCACTCACTGCCCCTGTCCTTTAGGAAGGTTCAGGACGTCATAAGCATCATCTACAGACATTGAAGGAGGCTTTTTCTCAACCTCCTTTTTCCAGGCTTCTAAAGTGTCTCTTagcagcttcacctgcaggagagGTGTAGGACGATTTTAAACAATGGAGACTTTATAACAGGTATATATCTTTGCATTTGTTTAAATTAGACGTACAGGGTCTTTAATGGGCCAGTCAGGGAAATGACTGACATCACACAGATGTCTGAGGTAGTAGATGTTGCAGAACAGCTCATTGTCCAGCTGTGGGAAGTTGATCACAGGAATGGGGCAGTACTGGTAGAGCGCCCGTGTGTTGCTCTGCAGCCTGGGGCTAAAATCAGCAACGTGAGCAGCTATCTTTTCAATCATAAGCCGCctaaaacagaacaaataattaattttattttgaatttcagACCATTTCGTAGAACAATGAGCAAAACTGGTCGCGTGTACCTCATTTCACTGCTCCAGATGGCCTCGGGTGTGTCAAACTCCCCAAGAAATATCTCAGAGATGCGTTCAGCATCGTAGTTTTCCAAGTAACACACCATTGCTTCAGGCAACACTGGACCGAGAACACTACGCTGAACAATGTCCTGACCTTTGGCCTGGAGAGGAGGTACAAAGGTAAAGTGGTATTTTCACAGAAGCTCGTAAAATACAACCACgtcatttataaaaaaaaagaaaagaaaatacttTTTTACCTCCTCTGACTTAAAGGCTTGTTTGAGATGTGTGTACTTCAGGAACCTACAGAAACCAGAGATCACATTAATTTACTGTATTATTAAATTGAGTTTCTGAGTTAGTTCCAGATCAAAATGCCCTTTCACCTTGCAACAGGCAGCACGTTGGAGCCTGTGTACATCATGATGAAGAAGAATACTCCTGTTAAATACAAGCGCTGCAAATTAGGGTTGTCCTGCATCACCAGGTAGAGCAGGTTAGCTACCTTTTCCACCAGGatagggtcaaaggtcaacagtAGCTTCAAtgggtaaaaaacaaaacaaatttagTTAATGTTTGAATGTGAGAACGGCATAAATGTTTACAACAAAGACCACCAGAATAGCACAATAACCTGGACAATATGTGGGAGACAAGCATTGTCACTGATCATCCTCTTGATCTTCGGTAAAGGACGGATAATTGCGTTGTCTGGATCcctgaaaaaacagacaaaattcatcatcacacacattcaaacaaataaattaacatttttttccagACA
Proteins encoded in this window:
- the LOC101070212 gene encoding dnaJ homolog subfamily C member 13 isoform X3, translated to MNVVKENKDLACFYTTKHSWRGKYKRVFSVGTHGITTYNPTTLEVTNQWPYGDICGISPVGKGQGTEFNLTFRRGTGKRSETLKFSTEHRTELLTEALRFRTEFSEGKITGRRYNCFKHHWSDTRKSVSLEVTPGGIDQIDPHTNRVVCSYDYRNVEGFVEVSDYQGGFCILYGGFSRLHLFASEHREEIIRSAIEHAGNFIGITLRLRKDPLTFEDFMTNRLGKYSADESITSLAEFVVQKITPRHREPVKRILALTETCLVERDPASYNIVTLKPFGEVFALICDAENPQVFTIEFIRGQIRKFCSTERDSLLASLLDGVRASGNRDVCVKMAPTQRGQRWGLLSMPVDEEVESLHLKFLAAPPNGNFADAVFRFNANISYSGVLHAVTQDGLFSENKEKLINNAILALLSQEAELPALNAELESHFQAIRRLVASKAGFQAFTQLPKSGQGPGGTDATFREKLGVKTVKALKRNNNGVTHAAVDMLCALMCPMHDDYDLRQEQLNKASLLSSKKFLENLLEKFITNVDHGTGALVISSLLDFLTFALCAPYSETTEGQQFDMLLEMVASNGRTLFKLFQHPSMAIVKGAGLVMKAIIEEGDKEIATKMQELALSEGALPRHLHTSLFTISADQRMLTNRQLSRHLVGLWTAENPVAMNLLKRILPTGLLAYLDSTDAVPEKDMDRMHIRDNLKIATDQLNRNKVPEWQRIAGKAAKEVEKFAKEKADLVLMHWRDKMGIAQKENPNQKPVILRKRRQRIKIEVNWELFYHKFQLDHARSNLIWNLKTREELRDGLEGEMRAFNVDRELGSGNVISWNHQEFEVRYECLSDEIKIGDYYLRLLLEEDENEETNAIKRSYEFFNELYHRFLLTPKVHMKCLCLQALTIVYGKCFEEIGPFTDTKYIVGMLDRCTDKLERDRLILFLNKLILHKKNVKEMMDSNGVRILVDLLTLAHLHTSRATVPLQSNVLEASPDMKRESEKEWYFGNADKERRGPFSYEEMQEFWSTGVVTAKTRCWAQGMDGWRPLQAIPQLKWCFLATGQAVMNESDLATLILNMLITMCSYYPSRDPDNAIIRPLPKIKRMISDNACLPHIVQLLLTFDPILVEKVANLLYLVMQDNPNLQRLYLTGVFFFIMMYTGSNVLPVARFLKYTHLKQAFKSEEAKGQDIVQRSVLGPVLPEAMVCYLENYDAERISEIFLGEFDTPEAIWSSEMRRLMIEKIAAHVADFSPRLQSNTRALYQYCPIPVINFPQLDNELFCNIYYLRHLCDVSHFPDWPIKDPVKLLRDTLEAWKKEVEKKPPSMSVDDAYDVLNLPKGQGQHEESKIRKAYFRLAQKYHPDKNPEGRDMFEKVNKAYEFLCTKSTKILDGPDPENIILILKTQSILFNRHKQELEPYKYAGYPMLIKTITMETEDNQLFSKASPLLPAAVELAFHTVNCSALNAEELRRDNGIEVLLEALSRCVGVLTASSKPDDMAVQVCGHICKCYSVAAQFEECREKIIELPNIIRDLCHILVYGKGLPKTASVAVQCVSSFAVDFFLQTHLYHAGVLWHLLANLFNYDYTLEESGVQTSQDTNQQEVANHLAKLSLLALSRLGGYNQSLPSAGGNNPTSEINGVEETLPENPAIRKSLAAMLTPYIARKLGMAPPAEVLKLLNSNSENPYLIWNNKTRTELQEYLETQQEGKNRGESDSSFGAEFVFTDHSKELIVGEIFVRVYNEQPTFPLEYPKAFAASLLDYVGSQAQYLHTLLAMNQTNKVESQAHAERLRFAEMALEALRNVIKNNPGSESECIGHFKLLFSLLRVHGAGRVQQLVLEVVNTVTSNQECVGNIADSLVLSNLLLLLHSLPSSRQLVLETLHALTSNTKLVKEAMAKGALIYLLDLFCNCTHPQVRTQTAELFSKMTSDKLVGPKVRLTLMRFLPGVFMDAMRDNAEAAVHIFEGTHENPELIWNDNSREKVSTTVREMMLEHFKQQKDNPDVNWRVPENFTVAYGAGQDELEVGGVFLRIFIAQPGWVLRKPREFLVSLLETVTELLEKNNPNGEALETVTTAAVCLFSTQSQLADQVPPLGHLPRILAALNHKNNTVPKNSIRLLHVLSDNELCVRSMASLETIGPLMAGMKSRPDMAGLACEALNRMFQKEQTELVAQALKVDLVPYLLKLLEGVGLETQENPSAIKAQIVKALKSMTRSLQFGEQVNEILARSSVWSAFKDQKHDLFISESQTAGYLTGPGVAGYLTAGTGTTVVPSVPPPVDDSGDQG
- the LOC101070212 gene encoding dnaJ homolog subfamily C member 13 isoform X4 → MNVVKENKDLACFYTTKHSWRGKYKRVFSVGTHGITTYNPTTLEVTNQWPYGDICGISPVGKGQGTEFNLTFRRGTGKRSETLKFSTEHRTELLTEALRFRTEFSEGKITGRRYNCFKHHWSDTRKSVSLEVTPGGIDQIDPHTNRVVCSYDYRNVEGFVEVSDYQGGFCILYGGFSRLHLFASEHREEIIRSAIEHAGNFIGITLRLRKDPLTFEDFMTNRLGKYSADESITSLAEFVVQKITPRHREPVKRILALTETCLVERDPASYNIVTLKPFGEVFALICDAENPQVFTIEFIRGQIRKFCSTERDSLLASLLDGVRASGNRDVCVKMAPTQRGQRWGLLSMPVDEEVESLHLKFLAAPPNGNFADAVFRFNANISYSGVLHAVTQDGLFSENKEKLINNAILALLSQEAELPALNAELESHFQAIRRLVASKAGFQAFTQLPKFREKLGVKTVKALKRNNNGVTHAAVDMLCALMCPMHDDYDLRQEQLNKASLLSSKKFLENLLEKFITNVDHGTGALVISSLLDFLTFALCAPYSETTEGQQFDMLLEMVASNGRTLFKLFQHPSMAIVKGAGLVMKAIIEEGDKEIATKMQELALSEGALPRHLHTSLFTISADQRMLTNRQLSRHLVGLWTAENPVAMNLLKRILPTGLLAYLDSTDAVPEKDMDRMHIRDNLKIATDQLNRNKVPEWQRIAGKAAKEVEKFAKEKADLVLMHWRDKMGIAQKEQDRNNLNPNQKPVILRKRRQRIKIEVNWELFYHKFQLDHARSNLIWNLKTREELRDGLEGEMRAFNVDRELGSGNVISWNHQEFEVRYECLSDEIKIGDYYLRLLLEEDENEETNAIKRSYEFFNELYHRFLLTPKVHMKCLCLQALTIVYGKCFEEIGPFTDTKYIVGMLDRCTDKLERDRLILFLNKLILHKKNVKEMMDSNGVRILVDLLTLAHLHTSRATVPLQSNVLEASPDMKRESEKEWYFGNADKERRGPFSYEEMQEFWSTGVVTAKTRCWAQGMDGWRPLQAIPQLKWCFLATGQAVMNESDLATLILNMLITMCSYYPSRDPDNAIIRPLPKIKRMISDNACLPHIVQLLLTFDPILVEKVANLLYLVMQDNPNLQRLYLTGVFFFIMMYTGSNVLPVARFLKYTHLKQAFKSEEAKGQDIVQRSVLGPVLPEAMVCYLENYDAERISEIFLGEFDTPEAIWSSEMRRLMIEKIAAHVADFSPRLQSNTRALYQYCPIPVINFPQLDNELFCNIYYLRHLCDVSHFPDWPIKDPVKLLRDTLEAWKKEVEKKPPSMSVDDAYDVLNLPKGQGQHEESKIRKAYFRLAQKYHPDKNPEGRDMFEKVNKAYEFLCTKSTKILDGPDPENIILILKTQSILFNRHKQELEPYKYAGYPMLIKTITMETEDNQLFSKASPLLPAAVELAFHTVNCSALNAEELRRDNGIEVLLEALSRCVGVLTASSKPDDMAVQVCGHICKCYSVAAQFEECREKIIELPNIIRDLCHILVYGKGLPKTASVAVQCVSSFAVDFFLQTHLYHAGVLWHLLANLFNYDYTLEESGVQTSQDTNQQEVANHLAKLSLLALSRLGGYNQSLPSAGGNNPTSEINGVEETLPENPAIRKSLAAMLTPYIARKLGMAPPAEVLKLLNSNSENPYLIWNNKTRTELQEYLETQQEGKNRGESDSSFGAEFVFTDHSKELIVGEIFVRVYNEQPTFPLEYPKAFAASLLDYVGSQAQYLHTLLAMNQTNKVESQAHAERLRFAEMALEALRNVIKNNPGSESECIGHFKLLFSLLRVHGAGRVQQLVLEVVNTVTSNQECVGNIADSLVLSNLLLLLHSLPSSRQLVLETLHALTSNTKLVKEAMAKGALIYLLDLFCNCTHPQVRTQTAELFSKMTSDKLVGPKVRLTLMRFLPGVFMDAMRDNAEAAVHIFEGTHENPELIWNDNSREKVSTTVREMMLEHFKQQKDNPDVNWRVPENFTVAYGAGQDELEVGGVFLRIFIAQPGWVLRKPREFLVSLLETVTELLEKNNPNGEALETVTTAAVCLFSTQSQLADQVPPLGHLPRILAALNHKNNTVPKNSIRLLHVLSDNELCVRSMASLETIGPLMAGMKSRPDMAGLACEALNRMFQKEQTELVAQALKVDLVPYLLKLLEGVGLETQENPSAIKAQIVKALKSMTRSLQFGEQVNEILARSSVWSAFKDQKHDLFISESQTAGYLTGPGVAGYLTAGTGTTVVPSVPPPVDDSGDQG